Part of the Synechococcales cyanobacterium T60_A2020_003 genome is shown below.
ATAGGTTATCAGGGGTTGCTGGAATGGCTTGATACAGTTGCTCAATCCATGCCTGGGGCATGACGCGCAATACCTCAGGCTCAAGGGTCGTCGCTACAGCAGAGGGGAATGAGGATGTTACCGAAGAAACTGGATCGGTTTCGTAAATGAATTGAACGCCCAGATGCTCTGTAAGTTTAGCGTACAGCGTATCGGGATCAATCGGTTTGCGGACAAAGTCATCGCATCTTGCCGACAGTACAACCGAGCGCTCTTCATCAAATATGCTAGCCGTCAGCGCAATCACAACCGTGGTTTGCCCCTTGAGATGGGCTTTGATATAGCGAGTGGCCTCGTAGCCATCCATCACGGGCATGCGCATATCCATCCAAATGAGGTGGGGCTGCCATTTTTCCCAAAGGTCGATGGCTTGTTGACCGTTTTCCGCCTCTTTCACCTCAAAGCCGAGGGGGTGTAGTAAACGGACTAGGATTTGGCGATTCGTCCAGCGATCGTCTACAACCAAAATGCGGTAGGTGGGCTGATTGGGGGCGAGCGCTAAGACCCTAGGCATCGGTTTACCGCTCGCTTCGACCATGGATGCATCGGCGATCGCCACGGGGATTGCTAAGGAAAACACCGTTCCCTGTCCTTCCTGGCTATTCACTTTAATGGTGCCCCCTAACAGGCGGACAAACTGCTGACTAATCGCCAAGCCCAATCCACTGCCTTCTTGAGATTTTTGGCCGATCGGTGTTTGCGAGAAAGCTTTGAGTGGAAGTCAAAGCTATTGTCCTGAGTTGTGAGCCGTCCAGACTCAATCTTGGCCATTTCCAGCACGTCGTTGATTAATTCCAGCAGGTGTTGACCGCTGCGGGTAATGATGTCGAGTTCTTTAGCGCTATGCTCCATATCGGGTGATCGCGCCAGGATTTGCGTAAATCCCAGAATAGCGTTCAAGGGTGTGCGGAGTTCGTGACTCATGCGGGCCAGAAATTCGCTTTTAGCTCGGTTGGCGTCATCGGCATCTTCTTTGGCGGTGCGGACATGCCCCAAGCTGATTTCTTCTAGATTGATCCGATTGATGAGGATTGGGGTGCTCATGTAGGTTTGTACCTGCCGATCAATCCGCTTTGAGGTTTCCTGCCTCAGTTGCCGCGCAACGGAGTTAACCGCATTTTGCCCGTTCCGAAGCGACAGATAACCGGTTAATCCTACCGCTGTAACAATCTGCAAAACAAACGGCACGATTAAAACAAGCCGTAGAGGAATGCGTCTAGAGGCTGCCAAGCCCGACGCAGACGAGCGTACAGAATTCATAGGTTATGTCCAAACCCAGATGGCAACGGTTCGTGTGCTGAATCCCGAACTCAAAAGTAGGAGGGGTACAGCCATACGGTAGAGATTAATGTAGCGATTAAAATTTGTTTGAATGAGAGCCGTCGTTTAAGTTCTGGTGCAAGACGGGCACAATAGTCTCGATGCTCCAGTGTACAACGCCAGTCCAGCGAACGTCCCAAAGTTGTAACCTGTGTTAAGCTCACCGCTCTTCAACAAAAAACGAGGCAGAAATCTGCCCCGTCCCGCCACTCAATTCAAACCTTCAAACTAGTGGCGATCGCCCCAACAGTGGAACGATGTAGCTAGAGGTTGAGAGTCATAGGTCGAACCGCACCCAGGGGCGATCGCCACTTTCGTTCAAACTCCAGCTCACCAATACCCCTAGCCCAACAAATCTTTCACCTTTTGTTGGATGCCAACGGGGTCAATACCCTGGTGGGGGAACTGTTCCCACAGACCACCACAGCCTTCTTCGTGGGTTCCCAAATAGGCAAACTTGGGCGTATATCCCCGCTCCAGCAGCCACGATCCGAAGCGGCTACCTAGCCCCGTCTTCCGGTTAAAGCACTCCACCGTCAGGACAAAGGGAGCTTTACCAATCTTGGCCATCATCTCTTCATCGACGACGTTCAGGGTCGGTTTATTAATCAACCCTACATCGATTCCGTCCTGCTTCAGACGCTCAACCGCATCCAGCGCTCGGTACAAAGCATCACCAAAACTGACAATGTAACCCGCTGTTCCTTCGCGAACGACCTCATCTTTACCGGGAGTAAAGGTGTAGCCCTCGCCATAGAGTTCTTTGCCATTGGTATCTAGCAAAATTGGCGTCTTGGAACGGGTCGAGAAGATAAAGCGTAGACCTGGATCAAAGAAGATTTTCTCCACCACGGCCTTCATTTGATTGGCATCGGCGGGGAAGTAGAGTTTGGTATCGTAACCGTCATCTAGCCCATTATCGGCAAAGAAATTGTTCAGACCGAAGTGGCAGGTATTATCCGCCATGTCGTCAATGCCAGAGTGGGAGAAGTGGCAGAGCAGGTTGGAATAGTTCAGCCGCGCCATCGTAATCTCGGAAATACACATTTCCAGGAATGCAGCAAAGGTGGCGAAAATACCTTGCTTGCCTTCGGCCATCCCGAATCCAGCCGCAGCGGACAGGTTGCCCCGCTCCATAATCCCAGAGGGAATAAAGACTTCGGGGTGAGCATCGTGGATTTTCTTCAGACCGCAGGAGCCTTCTAAATCGCTATCGACCACCAGAACTTTTGCCTTGCGATCTTCCTCGCTCATCGTGTCGAGCACGCTATTGACCGCATCACCAAAGACGTTCCGGTTGGAATCCCACTTTTCGCCAATACCGAGGAAGGAGTAGGTATTCTTGGGAGCCTGAATACCCTTGAGATACTCGACAGCAGCGGCGTGTCCCTTGGCTTCTAGATATTGCAGCGCGAGTTTGACGGAGATCACATCGTGACCGTGGTTTGATCCTTCCAGTCCCTCAATACCGGGGCACATCGGACGCTTGCAGATAACGGCGATCGGGCCGGGAGTGTTGATGCTTTCGCAAATGGCGGCGTACAGCGCATCAATATCTTCGCCATTCACTTCCAATACTTGGAGGCCATGACCTTCCAACGTTTTCTTAACGCTGTAGCCAGGAAGGTACTTAGAGGGATTTCCCGCAATGGTGACATCGTTGTCATCGATGATCAGCTTGACGTTGATGTGTTGGGCAACGGCAAGACGGGCTGCCTCTGCATCATTACCTTCTTGCTGGGAACCATCGGAACCGAGGCAGAACACGGTTTTTCCAGGATT
Proteins encoded:
- a CDS encoding transketolase, with translation MTTDTARFPIDLSAYKSVTLDPAVSTLTAEQRDALKANIQLCRDAIVFFTATGAARGVGGHTGGPYDTVPEVMILDALFRSQPDKFVPTFFDEAGHRVGTQYLVSVLRGHMPAEQLMYYRTADSKLPGHPELGLTPGVEFSSGRLGHMWPYVNGVALANPGKTVFCLGSDGSQQEGNDAEAARLAVAQHINVKLIIDDNDVTIAGNPSKYLPGYSVKKTLEGHGLQVLEVNGEDIDALYAAICESINTPGPIAVICKRPMCPGIEGLEGSNHGHDVISVKLALQYLEAKGHAAAVEYLKGIQAPKNTYSFLGIGEKWDSNRNVFGDAVNSVLDTMSEEDRKAKVLVVDSDLEGSCGLKKIHDAHPEVFIPSGIMERGNLSAAAGFGMAEGKQGIFATFAAFLEMCISEITMARLNYSNLLCHFSHSGIDDMADNTCHFGLNNFFADNGLDDGYDTKLYFPADANQMKAVVEKIFFDPGLRFIFSTRSKTPILLDTNGKELYGEGYTFTPGKDEVVREGTAGYIVSFGDALYRALDAVERLKQDGIDVGLINKPTLNVVDEEMMAKIGKAPFVLTVECFNRKTGLGSRFGSWLLERGYTPKFAYLGTHEEGCGGLWEQFPHQGIDPVGIQQKVKDLLG